The following are from one region of the Halarcobacter sp. genome:
- a CDS encoding site-specific integrase, producing MSKELKPQLKTLSKKIATSKTGVFYKSIVNEKGKEVDRVFLIRYKNKNKDELLTIGKRSDNPSVTVEYAHLKRMEIVTRLRLGEDLPTVYRNKKTNIKTKITTYNDLAQIYFKDKKVHQHRINKYNSYIKPLIGNKNIENITKQMIKKILDDISSDGKAPQTVNGIRELIGAIFNHNIKEHNLKLVNPCIGIPRLKVDNDRERYLSLEEINQLKEVLKENFLIKLFIELSLQTGGRFETILHIQKKDINLSNRTVTLKNLKTGNTYTGYLQTDLINILKEYLSNLKVNDYVVSFKDEHEKKLTQKQIQNRLKPILDKLFNEGLDSDDRKHRVVIHTLRHTFASHLAINGIPIFTIQKLMDHKKIEQTLRYAKLSPENGKNAVEGLYR from the coding sequence ATGAGTAAAGAATTAAAACCACAATTAAAGACTTTATCAAAAAAAATAGCTACAAGTAAAACAGGTGTTTTTTATAAAAGTATTGTTAATGAAAAAGGAAAAGAAGTTGATAGAGTCTTTTTAATTAGATACAAAAATAAAAATAAAGATGAACTACTTACTATTGGTAAAAGGAGTGATAATCCATCTGTAACAGTTGAATATGCACATCTAAAAAGAATGGAAATAGTTACAAGATTAAGGTTAGGAGAAGATTTACCAACCGTTTATAGAAATAAAAAAACTAATATTAAAACTAAAATAACTACTTACAATGATTTAGCACAAATATATTTTAAAGATAAAAAAGTACATCAACATAGAATTAATAAATACAATTCTTATATAAAGCCACTAATTGGAAATAAGAATATTGAGAACATTACTAAGCAAATGATAAAAAAGATTTTAGATGATATTTCAAGTGATGGTAAAGCCCCTCAAACTGTAAATGGTATAAGGGAGCTTATAGGTGCAATATTTAATCATAATATAAAAGAACATAACTTAAAACTTGTAAATCCTTGTATTGGTATTCCAAGATTAAAAGTTGATAATGATAGAGAACGATATTTATCTTTAGAGGAAATTAATCAATTAAAAGAAGTATTAAAAGAAAACTTTTTAATAAAACTATTTATTGAACTATCTTTACAAACTGGTGGAAGATTTGAAACTATTTTGCATATACAAAAAAAAGATATTAATCTATCAAATAGAACAGTAACATTGAAAAATTTAAAAACGGGGAATACTTACACGGGATATTTGCAAACAGATTTAATTAATATTTTGAAAGAGTATCTATCTAATTTAAAAGTCAATGATTATGTAGTAAGTTTTAAAGATGAACACGAAAAGAAACTAACACAAAAGCAAATACAAAACAGATTAAAACCAATACTTGATAAGTTATTTAATGAGGGCTTAGATAGTGATGATAGAAAGCATAGAGTAGTTATACATACTTTAAGGCATACTTTTGCCTCACATCTTGCTATTAATGGAATACCTATTTTTACAATTCAAAAGTTAATGGACCATAAGAAAATTGAACAGACTTTGAGATATGCAAAACTAAGTCCTGAAAATGGTAAAAATGCAGTAGAGGGGCTTTATAGATGA